The proteins below come from a single Anguilla rostrata isolate EN2019 chromosome 3, ASM1855537v3, whole genome shotgun sequence genomic window:
- the epoa gene encoding erythropoietin isoform X3 encodes MVLEWTRPGLPTPLRPICDPRVLDRFIKEARDTEAATRVCREGCGLAEPLTVPLTSVDYSIWENKNVQEQAREVQAGLSLLGQAINVVRASVTNSALHSLIENSYNNIRSIGQVLNSLNIQEAPSSTGGSEDTWRVTTTSELFHVHTNFLRGKVRLLLSSAPACNQDSS; translated from the exons ATGGTGCTGGAGTGGACCCGACCAGGCCTGCCCACCCCGCTGCGGCCCATCTGTGACCCGCGGGTCCTGGACCGCTTCATCAAGGAGGCCCGCGACACGGAGGCCGCCACG cgggTTTGTAGGGAAGGCTGCGGTCTTGCTGAGCCGCTGACCGTTCCCCTGACGAGCGTCGACTACAGCAtctgggaaaataaaaat gtTCAGGAGCAGGCCAGGGAGGTGCAGGCAGGACTGTCTTTGCTGGGGCAGGCCATCAATGTGGTCCGAGCATCCGTCACCAATAGTGCGCTACACAGCCTCATAGAGAACAGCTACAACAACATCCGCAGCATAGGGCAAGTGCTCAACAGCCTGAACATACAG gaGGCCCCATCTTCAACAGGTGGGAGTGAAGATACGTGGCGTGTGACCACCACGTCAGAACTGTTTCACGTCCACACCAACTTCCTGCGTGGCAAAGTAcgcctcctgctctcctccgcCCCAGCCTGCAACCAGGACTCAAGCTGA
- the epoa gene encoding erythropoietin isoform X2: MFLTSGLIAVLLMVLEWTRPGLPTPLRPICDPRVLDRFIKEARDTEAATRVCREGCGLAEPLTVPLTSVDYSIWENKNVQEQAREVQAGLSLLGQAINVVRASVTNSALHSLIENSYNNIRSIGQVLNSLNIQEAPSSTGGSEDTWRVTTTSELFHVHTNFLRGKVRLLLSSAPACNQDSS; encoded by the exons GACTCATTGCTGTGCTTCTGATGGTGCTGGAGTGGACCCGACCAGGCCTGCCCACCCCGCTGCGGCCCATCTGTGACCCGCGGGTCCTGGACCGCTTCATCAAGGAGGCCCGCGACACGGAGGCCGCCACG cgggTTTGTAGGGAAGGCTGCGGTCTTGCTGAGCCGCTGACCGTTCCCCTGACGAGCGTCGACTACAGCAtctgggaaaataaaaat gtTCAGGAGCAGGCCAGGGAGGTGCAGGCAGGACTGTCTTTGCTGGGGCAGGCCATCAATGTGGTCCGAGCATCCGTCACCAATAGTGCGCTACACAGCCTCATAGAGAACAGCTACAACAACATCCGCAGCATAGGGCAAGTGCTCAACAGCCTGAACATACAG gaGGCCCCATCTTCAACAGGTGGGAGTGAAGATACGTGGCGTGTGACCACCACGTCAGAACTGTTTCACGTCCACACCAACTTCCTGCGTGGCAAAGTAcgcctcctgctctcctccgcCCCAGCCTGCAACCAGGACTCAAGCTGA